In one Nocardioides luteus genomic region, the following are encoded:
- a CDS encoding TetR/AcrR family transcriptional regulator yields the protein MGRTSDARERLVAAGTELFSERAYSSVGVAELAARAGVQKGSFYYFFPSKEALALAVIDAHWVWQRGEWSAILARPGTALERLRGIFDATAEMQTSALRGSGAVTGCLFGNLALEVSSMNPSIQKRLQEIFEEQVQIIAEHLTAAVDDGEIELVDPRLAAKSIVAQLEGLVLFAKLFNDPSELDALWGNSLRLIGIASPAGQSAAL from the coding sequence GTGGGACGGACTTCAGATGCGCGCGAGCGGCTTGTTGCCGCAGGCACCGAGCTGTTCAGTGAGCGGGCCTACAGCTCGGTCGGCGTGGCGGAGCTCGCCGCCCGTGCCGGGGTGCAGAAGGGCTCGTTCTACTACTTCTTTCCGTCGAAGGAGGCCTTGGCGCTGGCCGTCATCGACGCCCACTGGGTGTGGCAGCGCGGCGAGTGGTCCGCGATCCTGGCGCGACCGGGCACGGCGTTGGAGCGCCTTCGGGGAATCTTCGACGCAACCGCAGAGATGCAGACGTCGGCACTGCGCGGCAGCGGTGCGGTCACCGGCTGCCTGTTCGGCAATCTCGCCCTCGAAGTCAGCTCGATGAACCCGTCGATCCAGAAGAGGCTCCAGGAGATCTTCGAGGAGCAGGTCCAGATCATCGCCGAGCACCTGACCGCGGCGGTGGACGACGGCGAGATCGAGCTCGTGGACCCACGGTTGGCCGCGAAGTCGATCGTGGCCCAGCTCGAGGGACTCGTTCTTTTCGCCAAGCTGTTCAACGACCCGAGCGAGCTGGACGCCCTCTGGGGCAACAGCCTGCGACTGATCGGCATCGCCTCGCCGGCCGGGCAGTCGGCGGCCCTGTGA
- a CDS encoding transporter, which produces MKELLFLLADLWMIVVGFYCGWKFIRRYDNYLLGLEWMVVATSGSNFLLWSLISGDEGHVLYDIAYFFDAFSRSVGITLIAVLGLMRVTHRYKPSVTVEVGVFGLAIAAGLYLQQFRGHELHVGPASYYLVVNLLTTAFLAYFSWRLWTIGARGHAVAAGLASAAATAIALMYDFFPFPDDAHRTVFYILALSTWGFQMFVYFRAYGALNDHNVATGLEPAGGDRKVVRA; this is translated from the coding sequence ATGAAAGAGCTGCTCTTCCTGCTGGCCGATCTGTGGATGATCGTCGTCGGCTTCTATTGCGGATGGAAGTTCATTCGGCGCTACGACAACTACCTGCTCGGCCTCGAGTGGATGGTCGTCGCCACGTCGGGGTCGAACTTCCTGCTCTGGTCGCTCATCAGCGGCGACGAGGGCCACGTCCTGTACGACATCGCCTACTTCTTCGACGCCTTCTCGCGATCGGTGGGCATCACGCTGATCGCCGTCCTCGGCCTGATGCGTGTGACCCACCGCTACAAGCCCAGCGTGACGGTCGAGGTCGGCGTCTTCGGGCTCGCGATCGCCGCAGGGCTGTATCTGCAGCAGTTCCGCGGCCACGAGCTGCACGTGGGGCCCGCGTCGTACTACCTCGTCGTCAATCTGCTCACCACTGCGTTCCTCGCTTACTTCTCGTGGCGTCTGTGGACCATCGGAGCCCGGGGCCACGCGGTCGCCGCCGGACTGGCGAGCGCCGCGGCGACGGCGATCGCCCTGATGTACGACTTCTTCCCGTTCCCGGACGACGCGCACCGCACCGTCTTCTACATCCTGGCGCTCAGCACCTGGGGCTTCCAGATGTTCGTCTACTTCCGCGCCTACGGTGCCTTGAACGACCACAACGTCGCCACGGGTCTCGAGCCGGCCGGCGGTGACCGCAAGGTGGTCCGCGCATGA
- a CDS encoding zinc-binding dehydrogenase translates to MITTRAAVLNEIGAPLDLTDIRVDDPEPHEVRVAVSHAGLCHSDLHYMTGTVPTEVPVVVGHEVAGVVESVGSAVTSLRPGDRVTGALTPSCGGCVNCDAGRSTQCLRLDDVRRRHRSAFETLDGLPIERLAAIGAFSQHILLRESALVRLPDDVPLHVGCLLSCCIVTGVGAVFRGAQVRPGSTVAVVGCGGVGSAIIQGARLAGASAIVAIDLDEDRLKAARTYGATHVINGGDGDTVAELRRQLGDGVDYSFEAVGSARTAETALALLRPMGTACLVGIAPAGTEISVPALDFFFEEKRLIGSYMGSGQAREDIAQFARLYQQGRLLLDEMVTRVIPFAEINEGFEAMTSGDVTRIVVDLRS, encoded by the coding sequence ATGATCACCACCCGAGCCGCCGTGCTGAACGAGATCGGAGCACCGCTGGACCTCACCGACATCCGCGTCGACGACCCCGAGCCGCACGAGGTCCGGGTAGCGGTCAGTCACGCGGGGCTGTGCCACAGCGACCTCCACTACATGACTGGGACCGTGCCGACGGAAGTCCCGGTCGTCGTCGGACACGAGGTGGCCGGTGTGGTCGAGTCCGTTGGCTCGGCCGTGACCTCGCTGCGTCCCGGCGACCGGGTGACCGGCGCCCTCACCCCCTCCTGCGGCGGGTGCGTGAACTGCGACGCCGGACGCTCCACCCAGTGTCTGCGCCTGGACGACGTACGCCGTCGGCACCGCTCCGCGTTCGAGACGCTCGACGGGCTGCCGATCGAGCGGCTCGCCGCCATCGGAGCGTTCTCGCAGCACATCCTGCTGCGGGAGAGCGCGCTCGTACGACTGCCGGACGACGTCCCTCTGCACGTCGGGTGCCTGCTGTCCTGCTGCATCGTCACCGGCGTCGGCGCTGTCTTCCGTGGTGCTCAGGTGCGCCCGGGAAGCACAGTCGCGGTCGTCGGCTGCGGTGGCGTCGGGTCGGCGATCATCCAGGGTGCGCGGCTGGCCGGCGCCTCGGCGATCGTCGCCATCGACCTGGACGAGGACCGGCTCAAGGCCGCCCGGACGTACGGCGCCACCCACGTCATCAACGGCGGCGACGGCGACACGGTCGCCGAGCTCCGCCGCCAGCTCGGCGACGGCGTCGACTACTCGTTCGAGGCGGTCGGCTCCGCTCGGACAGCGGAGACCGCACTCGCCCTCCTTCGGCCGATGGGCACCGCGTGCCTCGTCGGCATCGCGCCGGCAGGCACCGAGATCAGCGTGCCCGCCCTGGACTTCTTCTTCGAGGAGAAGCGGCTCATCGGCTCCTACATGGGATCGGGCCAGGCGCGAGAAGACATCGCCCAGTTCGCCCGCCTCTACCAGCAAGGACGCCTCCTCCTCGACGAGATGGTGACCCGGGTCATCCCGTTCGCCGAGATCAACGAGGGCTTCGAGGCGATGACGTCCGGTGATGTCACCCGCATCGTCGTCGACCTCCGATCCTGA
- a CDS encoding TetR/AcrR family transcriptional regulator, whose amino-acid sequence MARIPVAQRRRDFIEAAVEVIAAHGIDGATTRRIAEQAKANVAMLHYCYDSKEDLFADVYTFVAGKYRDVIEGSDPHTTLPEAARQILRGVMECYLESPSFTAATFELVNWARRQHGDRGIAVYDQAFETVRKALQEASAGDPVTPDLIDEVAYVLATLADGFGVNWLTYGDATVARAQMDLNCSVLDTWLTTRLAAAPAKA is encoded by the coding sequence ATGGCACGCATCCCCGTCGCCCAGCGACGTCGCGACTTCATCGAGGCCGCCGTCGAGGTCATCGCCGCCCACGGCATCGACGGCGCGACGACGCGCCGGATCGCCGAGCAGGCCAAGGCCAACGTGGCGATGCTGCATTACTGCTACGACTCGAAGGAGGACCTCTTCGCGGACGTCTACACCTTCGTGGCCGGCAAGTACCGCGACGTCATCGAGGGCAGCGATCCGCACACCACGCTGCCCGAGGCGGCCCGACAGATCCTGCGCGGCGTGATGGAGTGCTACCTCGAGTCGCCGAGCTTCACCGCCGCGACCTTCGAGCTCGTCAACTGGGCCCGGCGTCAGCACGGCGACCGTGGCATCGCCGTCTACGACCAGGCCTTCGAAACGGTACGCAAGGCGCTCCAGGAGGCGTCCGCCGGCGACCCGGTCACGCCCGACCTCATCGACGAGGTCGCCTACGTCCTGGCGACTCTCGCCGACGGCTTCGGCGTCAACTGGCTGACCTACGGCGACGCCACGGTCGCCCGGGCGCAGATGGACCTCAACTGCTCCGTGCTCGACACCTGGCTCACGACCAGGCTCGCGGCGGCGCCGGCCAAGGCCTGA
- a CDS encoding NAD-dependent epimerase/dehydratase family protein, whose product MKVVVIGASGNLGTAAIRALTADGAAMVVGVARRAPSPPSNVHASVEWREADVSTDDLVPLMEGADAVVHLAWKFQPTHRPEETWATNAVGTRRVLEAVARAGVPALVCVSSVAAYSPAHHDDPVDETWETDGASAAAYCREKAYVERALDAFACNHPEVRLVRVRPAFVFQRSAASEQRRIFGGPLLRPSFLDRRRIPAVPVPAGLRFQAVHAGDVGRALAAAATTDVTGAFNLAGAGVIGREQIGELMDARTVEIPPNLMRHGLHSAWHARLAPVPGSLLDAVMQLPLMSTARAELELGWRPRHTAMEALEAVISGIPEKAGSDLPPLRP is encoded by the coding sequence ATGAAGGTCGTCGTCATAGGCGCGTCGGGGAACCTCGGCACCGCCGCCATCCGGGCGCTGACCGCGGACGGCGCCGCCATGGTCGTGGGCGTGGCCCGCCGAGCCCCGAGCCCGCCGTCCAACGTCCACGCGTCCGTCGAGTGGCGCGAGGCCGATGTCTCGACCGATGACCTGGTGCCGCTGATGGAGGGCGCCGACGCGGTCGTCCACCTCGCCTGGAAGTTCCAGCCCACGCACCGCCCCGAGGAGACCTGGGCCACCAACGCCGTCGGTACGCGCCGTGTGCTCGAGGCCGTGGCCCGGGCGGGCGTCCCGGCGCTGGTGTGCGTCTCGTCGGTGGCGGCGTACTCGCCGGCGCATCACGACGACCCGGTCGACGAGACCTGGGAGACCGACGGTGCCTCGGCGGCTGCGTACTGCCGGGAGAAGGCGTACGTCGAGCGTGCCCTGGACGCCTTCGCCTGCAACCATCCCGAGGTCCGCCTGGTCCGGGTCCGGCCCGCCTTCGTCTTCCAGCGTTCCGCCGCCAGCGAGCAGCGGCGCATCTTCGGCGGCCCGCTGCTCCGTCCGTCCTTCCTCGACCGCCGGCGGATCCCGGCGGTGCCGGTGCCCGCCGGGCTCCGGTTCCAGGCCGTGCACGCCGGCGATGTCGGCCGAGCGCTGGCCGCGGCGGCGACCACCGACGTGACGGGTGCGTTCAACCTCGCCGGAGCCGGTGTCATCGGCCGCGAGCAGATCGGTGAGCTGATGGACGCCCGGACGGTCGAGATCCCACCCAACCTCATGCGCCACGGCCTTCACTCGGCCTGGCACGCCCGGCTGGCACCGGTCCCAGGCAGTCTGCTGGACGCGGTCATGCAGCTCCCGCTGATGTCGACCGCCCGTGCGGAGCTGGAGCTCGGCTGGCGGCCGCGCCATACGGCCATGGAGGCGCTCGAGGCGGTGATCTCCGGGATCCCGGAGAAGGCCGGCAGCGATCTCCCGCCCCTGCGTCCCTGA
- a CDS encoding alcohol dehydrogenase catalytic domain-containing protein: MKAVTWQGKRDIRVEEVPDPHIVDDDDIIVEITSTGLCGSDLHLYEVLTGFMTPGDVVGHEPMGIVAEVGPAVTELSVGDRVVVPFNVSCGTCWMCQHRLHSQCETTQNRDQGTGASLFGYSSLYGQVPGGQAEYLRVPFGNQLPIKVPDGPPDDRFLFLSDVLPTAWQALQYADPDRNSTVLVLGAGPIGDMASRFALAAGHRVISVDRVPERLARVRSQGAEAIALESGDIAEQVRDLTDGRGADAVIDAVGMEAHGSPIIEGMTKLVSRMPGAAGRAVMQAAGVDRMAALHTAFDAVRRGGTVSIAGVYGGALDPFPMMQLFDKQVSIRMGQANVLAWTEDLLPFLVGEDDPLGVDSFATHHLPLVEAPEAYKSFQEKSDGMVKVVFNP, translated from the coding sequence ATGAAGGCGGTCACCTGGCAAGGCAAGCGCGACATCCGAGTGGAGGAGGTCCCGGACCCGCACATCGTCGATGACGACGACATCATCGTCGAGATCACCTCGACGGGACTGTGTGGTTCCGACCTTCACCTCTACGAGGTGCTCACCGGCTTCATGACGCCCGGCGACGTGGTCGGGCACGAACCGATGGGCATCGTCGCGGAGGTGGGCCCCGCCGTCACCGAGCTGAGCGTCGGCGACCGCGTCGTGGTGCCGTTCAACGTCAGCTGCGGCACGTGCTGGATGTGTCAGCACCGCCTGCACTCGCAGTGCGAGACCACCCAGAACCGCGACCAGGGCACCGGCGCCAGCCTCTTCGGCTACAGCTCGCTCTACGGCCAGGTCCCCGGCGGACAGGCGGAGTATCTGCGCGTCCCGTTCGGCAACCAGCTGCCGATCAAGGTGCCGGACGGTCCTCCCGACGACCGGTTCCTGTTCCTCTCCGACGTCCTGCCGACCGCCTGGCAGGCGCTGCAGTACGCCGACCCCGACCGGAACAGCACCGTGCTGGTGCTCGGGGCCGGGCCCATCGGCGACATGGCGAGCCGCTTCGCGCTCGCCGCCGGCCACCGGGTCATCAGCGTCGATCGTGTGCCCGAGCGCCTCGCCCGGGTCCGGTCGCAGGGCGCCGAGGCGATCGCCCTCGAGTCCGGTGACATCGCCGAGCAGGTACGCGACCTGACCGACGGGCGCGGAGCCGACGCCGTGATCGACGCCGTGGGCATGGAGGCCCACGGCTCGCCGATCATCGAGGGCATGACCAAGCTGGTGTCCCGGATGCCCGGAGCCGCCGGCCGTGCGGTGATGCAGGCAGCCGGGGTCGACCGGATGGCTGCGCTCCACACCGCCTTCGACGCCGTCCGCCGCGGCGGCACCGTCTCGATCGCCGGCGTCTACGGCGGCGCGCTGGACCCGTTCCCGATGATGCAGCTCTTCGACAAGCAGGTCAGCATCCGGATGGGCCAGGCCAACGTACTCGCCTGGACCGAGGACCTGCTGCCGTTCCTCGTCGGCGAGGACGACCCGCTCGGCGTCGACTCCTTCGCCACCCACCACCTCCCCCTCGTCGAGGCTCCCGAGGCCTACAAGTCCTTCCAGGAGAAGTCCGACGGGATGGTGAAGGTCGTCTTCAACCCCTGA
- a CDS encoding nuclear transport factor 2 family protein: MTSETISAEHELRNVLDQWANAIAEHRPADVAALFTDDALFQGFDPAPGTGRGYISSYYAKQPIGLRAEYELLSTRAIATDALVGYARVLFERPDGDVAVYLTVIARRGHTGWALSHYHVSKI, encoded by the coding sequence ATGACCAGCGAGACCATCAGCGCGGAGCACGAGCTGCGCAACGTACTCGACCAGTGGGCCAACGCCATCGCCGAGCACCGGCCGGCCGATGTCGCCGCCCTCTTCACCGATGACGCCCTCTTCCAGGGCTTCGACCCCGCACCCGGCACCGGGCGTGGCTACATCAGCAGCTACTACGCCAAGCAGCCGATCGGCCTCCGCGCGGAGTACGAGCTCCTCTCCACACGCGCGATCGCCACGGACGCCCTCGTGGGATATGCGCGGGTGCTGTTCGAACGGCCGGACGGAGACGTGGCGGTCTACCTCACCGTGATCGCTCGGCGTGGACACACCGGCTGGGCGTTGAGCCACTACCACGTCTCGAAGATCTGA
- a CDS encoding aldehyde dehydrogenase family protein, whose amino-acid sequence MSSKEITIAQPVNYIADEWSECTTVDDAWNLDPNTLEPVHRTVSTPLDDVERALRHAERKYDVGPWDEEGRHERAEMLERVAELLESRTEDIARTDALTSGTPISATRTVASFLPYRIRATAADLREIPRVTALAAGGRDVRLYKVPWGPAAVLTPWNGPSFIPAAKVVSAVAAGCPVILKPSEHAPGSAQIVVECFVEAGLPSGALQLVHGAGEVGARLTADPRIKVVSFTGGPGAGRAIARAGAEDFKVLQLELGGNNPVLVLDDADLDVTAHGILDGMTKLNGQWCEGPGKILAHRSLVDPLLDALTERISKLTVGHSLDEDTQVGPISNGLHFQTLQGRIEGLRELGARIHQPAALPELGGYFLSPTVASGADPARATAELFGPLVSLHAVDSDEEALRITNARPSGLDAYVFGTDTDRAIEVGSRIVAGEVRINGAKIADLGDDSAQSFWGPAGIGGHGPAESVRVFCGDRVVGVDSPDLPL is encoded by the coding sequence ATGTCCAGCAAAGAGATCACGATCGCCCAGCCGGTCAACTACATCGCCGACGAGTGGAGCGAGTGCACCACGGTCGACGACGCATGGAACCTCGACCCCAACACGCTCGAGCCCGTCCACCGGACCGTCAGCACCCCGCTCGACGACGTCGAGCGCGCCCTGCGGCATGCGGAACGGAAGTACGACGTCGGCCCCTGGGACGAGGAGGGCAGGCACGAGCGGGCCGAGATGCTCGAGCGCGTCGCCGAGCTCCTGGAGAGCAGGACCGAGGACATCGCGCGCACGGATGCGCTCACCAGCGGTACGCCGATCAGCGCCACCCGCACGGTGGCGTCCTTCCTGCCCTACCGCATCCGGGCCACGGCCGCTGACCTGCGGGAGATCCCGCGGGTCACCGCCCTGGCGGCCGGTGGCCGCGACGTACGGCTCTACAAGGTTCCGTGGGGGCCGGCGGCGGTCCTGACCCCGTGGAACGGGCCGAGCTTCATCCCGGCCGCCAAGGTCGTCAGCGCCGTCGCGGCCGGCTGTCCGGTGATCCTCAAGCCCTCGGAGCATGCGCCGGGCAGCGCCCAGATCGTGGTCGAGTGCTTCGTGGAGGCCGGCCTCCCGTCGGGTGCGCTGCAGCTTGTCCACGGCGCCGGTGAGGTCGGCGCCCGACTGACCGCCGACCCACGGATCAAGGTCGTCTCGTTCACCGGCGGACCCGGAGCGGGCCGCGCCATCGCCCGCGCGGGGGCGGAGGACTTCAAGGTGCTGCAGCTGGAGCTCGGCGGCAACAACCCGGTTCTCGTGCTCGACGACGCCGACCTCGACGTCACCGCCCACGGCATCCTCGACGGCATGACCAAGCTCAACGGTCAGTGGTGCGAGGGGCCCGGCAAGATCCTCGCCCACCGCAGCCTGGTCGACCCCCTGCTGGACGCGCTGACCGAGCGGATCTCCAAGCTCACCGTCGGCCACTCGCTGGACGAGGACACCCAGGTCGGACCGATCTCGAACGGGCTGCACTTCCAGACCCTGCAGGGCCGCATCGAGGGGTTGCGTGAGCTCGGGGCGAGGATCCACCAGCCCGCAGCTCTCCCCGAGCTCGGCGGCTACTTCCTCTCGCCGACCGTCGCGTCCGGTGCTGATCCGGCCCGGGCGACGGCCGAGCTGTTCGGTCCGCTCGTCTCGCTGCACGCCGTGGACTCCGACGAGGAGGCGCTGCGGATCACGAACGCCCGTCCCTCGGGCCTAGATGCGTACGTGTTCGGCACCGACACCGATCGGGCGATCGAGGTGGGCTCGCGAATCGTGGCCGGTGAGGTGCGGATCAACGGCGCGAAGATCGCCGACCTCGGCGACGACTCGGCCCAGAGCTTCTGGGGCCCGGCAGGCATCGGCGGCCACGGGCCGGCCGAGTCCGTACGCGTCTTCTGCGGCGACCGGGTTGTCGGTGTGGACTCCCCGGACCTGCCCCTGTGA
- a CDS encoding SDR family NAD(P)-dependent oxidoreductase: MSTRKVAVITGASQGIGAALVTAYQDLGYAVVANSRSIEPSSTETIETVAGDIGDAAVAQRVIATALERFGRVDTLVNNAGIFVAKPFTDYTVEDYEAIKSTNLDGFFHITQAALGQFLEQGEGGHVVSVTTTLVESASAAVPSVLASLSKGGVAAATKSLAVEYASRGIRVNAVSPGIIKTPMHAPETHDFLAALHPMETLGEVGDVTRGVLYLEQSPFVTGEFLHIDGGQSAGR, from the coding sequence ATGAGCACACGAAAGGTCGCCGTCATCACCGGCGCTTCACAGGGAATCGGAGCCGCGCTCGTCACGGCCTATCAGGACCTCGGCTACGCCGTCGTCGCCAACTCTCGATCCATCGAGCCCAGCTCGACCGAGACCATCGAGACCGTCGCCGGTGACATCGGCGACGCCGCGGTCGCACAGCGCGTGATCGCGACGGCACTCGAACGGTTCGGCCGGGTCGACACACTGGTCAACAATGCGGGCATCTTCGTCGCCAAGCCGTTCACCGACTACACCGTCGAGGACTACGAGGCGATCAAGAGCACCAACCTCGACGGGTTCTTCCACATCACCCAGGCGGCCCTCGGACAGTTCCTCGAGCAGGGCGAGGGCGGGCACGTGGTCAGTGTGACCACGACCCTGGTCGAGAGCGCATCCGCGGCGGTGCCCTCGGTCCTGGCGTCGCTCAGCAAGGGTGGGGTCGCGGCCGCGACCAAGTCGCTCGCCGTCGAGTACGCCAGCCGGGGCATCCGGGTGAACGCGGTCTCGCCCGGCATCATCAAGACCCCCATGCACGCGCCCGAGACCCACGACTTCCTCGCTGCGCTCCACCCCATGGAGACGCTGGGCGAGGTCGGCGACGTGACCCGCGGCGTGCTCTACCTGGAGCAGTCCCCCTTCGTCACGGGCGAGTTCCTCCACATCGACGGCGGCCAGAGCGCCGGCCGCTGA
- a CDS encoding MFS transporter, with translation MAQINQQAAARRRATAGHGPGRGLLIGIGALMVVLTNAVIFILPPLLPVIQAQYGLATVAETTWLYTALTLGGGAGFILLPRLADLYGDRNASVAASAFLAVGAAVPAVGDSYPTLLVGCTLMGFGCAAQLLPLGFLRRNLGESGITIGVAVLVIATGAGIVVGMIGGGLIVETLSLRSFFAILTAACAVTTLATYLLVPHAPPAERTGRIGVVGTVWMIGWVAAILLTLTQGLVWGNAALIPLAIGVVGGIAWMRAQRRSSTAVFDVALMRAPLVTASCLSIALFAAVNSAFLLLLSTYAQVIPEALRPVDAYGLGLSALQTGLLMVPFAVTFLVGGAVVDRPVANGRGVPVFVVGALISAAGLAWLAMMHDQQWHYLVGAAVMGLGCSIGYAAGFTLVQTAVPEEKAGMAAGVAGTFMAVGFAFGTALVSADLSASLVPVPGTTLEVAAEGLYGTGYWISGVLSLLVVVTVLVSSVRSRRRTSRVAA, from the coding sequence ATGGCGCAGATCAACCAGCAAGCGGCAGCACGCCGCCGGGCAACGGCAGGACACGGGCCCGGCAGGGGTCTGCTCATCGGCATCGGCGCGCTGATGGTCGTGCTGACCAACGCCGTGATCTTCATCCTTCCGCCGCTGCTGCCGGTGATCCAGGCGCAGTACGGGCTCGCCACGGTCGCCGAGACGACCTGGCTCTACACCGCCCTGACGCTCGGCGGGGGAGCGGGATTCATCCTGCTGCCGCGCCTCGCAGACCTGTACGGCGACCGGAACGCGTCCGTCGCCGCGTCCGCCTTCCTCGCGGTCGGCGCGGCGGTCCCGGCGGTCGGCGACTCCTACCCGACGCTCCTCGTCGGGTGCACCCTGATGGGCTTCGGCTGCGCGGCGCAGCTGCTGCCGCTGGGCTTCCTGCGACGCAACCTCGGCGAGTCCGGCATCACCATCGGCGTCGCCGTCCTGGTGATCGCCACGGGCGCCGGCATCGTCGTCGGCATGATCGGCGGCGGACTGATCGTCGAGACCCTGTCCTTGCGCAGCTTCTTCGCGATCCTCACCGCCGCCTGTGCTGTGACCACCCTCGCGACGTACCTTCTGGTCCCGCACGCCCCGCCGGCCGAGCGCACCGGTCGGATCGGTGTGGTCGGCACGGTCTGGATGATCGGCTGGGTCGCGGCGATCCTGCTGACCCTGACCCAAGGACTCGTCTGGGGCAACGCGGCCCTCATCCCGCTGGCGATCGGCGTCGTCGGCGGCATTGCCTGGATGCGCGCCCAGCGCCGGTCGTCGACGGCCGTCTTCGACGTGGCCCTGATGCGGGCGCCGCTGGTCACCGCCTCGTGCCTGTCCATCGCCCTGTTCGCAGCGGTGAACTCGGCCTTCCTGCTCCTGCTCAGCACCTACGCACAGGTCATTCCCGAGGCGCTCCGCCCGGTCGACGCATACGGCCTCGGGCTCTCGGCCCTCCAGACCGGCTTGCTGATGGTGCCCTTCGCCGTGACGTTCCTGGTCGGCGGCGCGGTGGTCGACCGTCCCGTCGCCAACGGTCGCGGCGTGCCCGTGTTCGTCGTGGGTGCCCTCATCAGCGCGGCGGGCCTGGCCTGGCTGGCGATGATGCACGACCAGCAGTGGCACTACCTGGTCGGCGCCGCCGTCATGGGCCTGGGCTGCAGCATCGGGTACGCCGCCGGCTTCACTCTGGTGCAGACGGCCGTGCCCGAGGAGAAGGCCGGGATGGCGGCCGGCGTCGCAGGCACCTTCATGGCGGTCGGTTTCGCGTTCGGCACGGCGCTAGTCAGCGCTGACCTCAGCGCCTCCCTGGTCCCGGTGCCCGGTACGACGCTCGAGGTGGCTGCCGAGGGTCTCTACGGCACTGGCTACTGGATCTCCGGCGTTCTGTCCCTGCTCGTCGTCGTGACCGTGCTGGTCTCGAGCGTCCGCTCGCGCCGGCGTACCAGCCGGGTCGCTGCCTGA
- a CDS encoding NAD(P)/FAD-dependent oxidoreductase gives MNTDHVTYSAFTGWVDPPADVQGQLEADLDCQVAVIGGGINGMSTALRLVERGQDVVLLEAEFCGHGSSSRNAGQLAGAPGGDIQLLNLLSRKKMPGMMRLAEHAAHHVEDFIAKHDIDCEYEATGNAFAAVSRGQMGRVRRVAKIITRAGGHVEVGTAEELGIPRGFVGGMREVVGGRMNPGRFSLGMRRVLLDSPARVFEQTKVTDVARESGRVVLTTPQGRVRADRVVLATNAFAGEWDITPKHLSVPIYVIEVETEPIAPERLAALGWTSGMGLVTQHAIMENYRLTPRNTIVFGVRRLERGTSYPLPEKVPDPGLVEELAGAFATRFPSLADVAIERAWGGWIAITSSWLPLAGRMGEDIYYSIACNGHGLAQAPYVGTLIADAIVDGELHEDLRTLWQDKPKFPRPMMMSRAGLRTIWAVDRFNDLVNGSRRNARLRG, from the coding sequence ATGAACACCGACCACGTCACCTACAGCGCCTTCACCGGGTGGGTCGACCCACCGGCCGACGTCCAGGGCCAACTCGAAGCCGACCTCGACTGTCAGGTCGCCGTCATCGGCGGTGGCATCAACGGGATGTCGACCGCACTGCGGCTCGTCGAGCGCGGCCAGGACGTCGTGCTCCTGGAGGCCGAGTTCTGCGGCCACGGCTCCAGCTCGCGCAACGCGGGGCAGCTGGCGGGTGCCCCCGGCGGCGACATCCAGCTGCTCAACCTGCTCTCGCGCAAGAAGATGCCGGGCATGATGCGGCTGGCCGAGCACGCCGCGCACCATGTCGAGGACTTCATCGCCAAGCACGACATCGACTGCGAGTACGAGGCGACCGGCAACGCGTTCGCCGCGGTCTCGCGCGGTCAGATGGGCCGGGTCCGTCGAGTCGCCAAGATCATCACCCGAGCCGGCGGCCACGTGGAGGTCGGCACCGCCGAGGAGCTGGGGATCCCGCGCGGGTTCGTCGGGGGCATGCGCGAGGTCGTCGGCGGGAGGATGAACCCGGGCAGGTTCAGCCTCGGCATGCGACGGGTCCTGCTCGACTCGCCCGCGCGTGTCTTCGAGCAGACCAAGGTCACCGACGTGGCCCGGGAGAGCGGCCGGGTCGTGCTGACCACCCCGCAGGGCCGGGTCCGGGCGGACCGGGTCGTGCTGGCCACGAACGCCTTCGCGGGGGAGTGGGACATCACTCCGAAGCACCTCTCCGTGCCCATCTACGTCATCGAGGTGGAGACCGAGCCGATCGCTCCTGAGCGGCTGGCCGCGCTGGGCTGGACCAGCGGCATGGGCCTCGTCACCCAGCACGCGATCATGGAGAACTACCGGCTGACGCCGCGCAACACCATCGTGTTCGGCGTACGCCGCCTCGAACGCGGCACGAGCTACCCGCTCCCGGAGAAGGTGCCGGACCCCGGACTCGTCGAGGAGCTGGCCGGTGCCTTCGCGACCCGGTTCCCGTCGTTGGCCGATGTGGCGATCGAGCGCGCCTGGGGCGGATGGATCGCGATCACCTCCTCCTGGCTCCCTCTCGCCGGCCGGATGGGGGAGGACATCTACTACTCGATCGCCTGCAACGGCCACGGCCTCGCCCAGGCGCCGTACGTCGGGACGCTCATCGCCGACGCGATCGTCGACGGTGAGCTGCACGAGGACCTGCGGACCCTGTGGCAGGACAAGCCGAAGTTCCCGCGACCGATGATGATGAGTCGCGCCGGTCTCAGGACGATCTGGGCCGTGGACCGCTTCAACGACCTGGTCAACGGCAGCAGGCGCAACGCCCGGCTCAGGGGTTGA